tagctgaaatgggtccctgttagAGTTTTCTGTTGCTCAAAGGGTAcacgtgtttttgaaaacatttcgatcttctctgcatttatccaattagcgtgtgtcatgtagtcatattttttttgcatttctcaggatttatcataacatacattgaattaaaacgaaagtgaatgtccggtaaaaatattgaatagaagcatgttttctgcttcttttgaaaagctgagggaaagttatgatgataacaagactcagccagtgtTTTTAGGAAGCGTCCATCGAACACACCGGCGTGTGTGCGTaccttaacgagaacattgctaataaaAACAGGGTTCCctcaaaaacgaaatcagttggaaaaagtgaaaggccaaatcaataatgacatgataaagcatcagaaaccaaaagttctaataaaagacaactaaacccagatttatgaaaattggaataaaacaaaaccattcaagtataattagagtttatatactattttttttcattttactgttaattaatgaatacacactggtctcagaatttattatataaaggtataagacgAGTGCATATGAATACACATATccgtttttttacagtttatatgagaaaatacaaaactggcagaaggtttgaaacggaacacaaattaaacctacaattgctcctcagtgaataaaccaaataaaacagctagcaaataaccctaaccctaaaccagataaaacagctaaacaaagaaagaaacatattaaaGATGGAAAAAATCTGGGGTTGctattgcctaaatattcaatattgtgttgatgaaaaacccaatacattaaggagcctggtggtgaaaaacccaatttgatattaacatgaggggtgaattggaattgatcatgcaattaaaaaactttatcacccaattatatttgaaaatggtgggttaaaaacccaatttgtgaattcttatctggagctctgcaaTATGtgcgcttgatacaggtctgaatttgaattgtaattaaatatttgacacacaataggtttctgacacagaataactgtagtcaaagaacttagaattagTTATATGATTtgaacttatatatattttttgcttttgtccaatacactatgctgttgtgaATTGATCCCCaccccaaaaaaaatcaatttaaccCCCACCCCCCTCTCCCCTAAAAAGGTTAACCCCCTTTTTTGCTTCtatgcaatacactatgctgttgtcTATTGACCCTCCCCCtcctttttttttgaaaatagtccaaaacctgacatttctttatacataatttacaagaagtgtaagggaggtaaatcaaaacatagacaacattgtattttaaatgtatatttggattacctcccctacactgcttttaaattatattaattgTTCATTAaccagacccccccccccccccccccaattttctgcccctaattcctaaatggtttgagccataacccctcaaagtcaatcctaaccatccctttgtggtttggaaacttgtggtataatttcagagagattcatacacttaaacacaagttattgtctggaaactacaaaaatgcttattggGGCCCATTTTTTGCtcttaattccttaactgttgtgaccataacccccaaaatcaatcccaaccttcctttagtggtattgaaccttctggtgaAAATATATAGAcatccatttacttaaactaaagttattgtctggaatcTAAATGCCTCTTAGgacgacgacatgatagcattatacgacacaaaaaaaatttgggtcgTATTAAAAAATACCGGTAGTTCCTTATGGAATAAAGTGTATGTATTTTTTTGGAGGAGGGGGTTATTGAGGGGGGAATAAGGCTTGTTTTCAAAGCACATATTTTTAATACCAAGTTTTGACTTGACAGTGATTCAATAAAGCTAGGAACAGAGATAGAATACTATGAATTTATATAATTTCATGGATaccaaaattctttaaaaaatgtttacttccataaattaatatatattttttttgttctggTCTAATAAATATTTGACTCTGCATCATTTATCGAAACATAGTTTAACTAACCTGATCTACGACGACTTCAGGAATCAACTTTATCTTTTTAACAATGAGTGATCTATCTGTAGGTGATCCTAGTTGcaaatttttatcatttattcttCTCCAActacaaatatatcataaaatattgaattctACTAAAAACAGAATGATAACAcaggaaagattttttttttagcctGAAATGATACTTTTAAGAATAGAATATCAAGTCAACAATTTGATCCTAAGGAATGTGTTGTAATCTGAGTTTTGTAACAACTGCAAATCTAAATTTGACCTTTTGAAATATCTATtgcatttgttttcaaaatacttATATTCATATTCCTTGAGGAATTTGTTTGAAGTTTTTCAGTGACATTGAGATAGAGTGCTGTTTCTTTGTTTTTGGTATATTCTAATGCACACAGttattttgtttaatgtattAATACAACATAATTATTCATTACATCAACAGTAAATTCcaaaagaaaaacattgaaatgtaCAGAAACTGTAACAGAACATACCCTTCTTTGATGACATCCATTTTGTTGGGTTCTGATGGTCCTAGTTTACACTCAAACCCCTTCAAATTctacaaaaaaacaaatcttCACTTATTTTATCTTTTCAAACTTAAGAGTTATGTGTACCTTTTCAAATCAATATGAGTAAACACAGAGATTTTGTGACATACCCATAAAATATTGACACACAAGTtgaaatattcatgatattagtgttgtattaacaaaaatataggATGGCAATTTTCCCAGCAACTTAATTAAATGTATCTGCTAATATAAATCTGAGTGAACAAGTTCAATTGATTCACTAATATaacataaattgtttgtttcaagATACAGTCATGGAATAAATCTTTGACATGACAAATAGTTTTAACAATCAACAGAATTGATGGACAGGAGAAAAGAAAGAAACTTAAGGTTCAAGCAAAGTATTGTATTTGCCTCTGTTGTAGTTGTAATGATTGTCAATTGTACTTTTCTTAAGTAGATACTCTACTGAGAAATTTGTCCATAAAACACTtaaacattataactgaatattatctataattattaattttcaaatttttagaaattcaaataatatggttaatttctttaatttaaagaGTTTTTCTTATAATTActgtaaaacttataaaatcttgAACTACttcataattgtatattttaGTGAATTGGCTTGAGACTAGGCCAGATAGTATAACAAATGAAATGATTAAACAagtttcaattaaaatatcataATGTATCAGTTTACTTGAAAATTCTGTTTTAATTTCCGTTTAAAATGGCGTCCTGTATTTAAAACCTTAGCTGTCTTTTGCTTTTTTGtttcattgggttgctgtctcattgatctTTATCGTAAATCTACATTTTATGATATTAACAGATTCTTCACCTCGGAGGGGTCATTTAGATTTGATGAATTGACACAGAATTCTATTGTATCTACTTCTTCTGTTATTTCTTCATCTAAACTGTCATCCATTTCTTCTTCACTGTATCTGGGATCTATAAGTACAAAATTATTGATATAAGTACCAAACTATTGATATAAGTACCAAACTATTGATATAAGTACCAAACTATTGATATAAGTACCAAACTATTGATAATTCAATGTCAAACCTAACATTCTTCTAGAGTACCTGAGATGACCCATTTTtggtttagtttagtttaaacatattatttATAGTGGATGTGGAAAccagttattgcaacttatattaatccctttccatttTGCACTTTGCAGGTGCAAGCcctgccttgtagcagcattagcctgctctttttcaaatttcattattttaacaTCATGAAAATAGGCAACCATAACCATGACTTATGATGTctcacaaaattatttttttctcagatTATAGTAAAACTACAAATTGCTTTTAGATCTTGTTAGAATCATTAGAAAAATAGATTTCACCAAGCTTTCtaaagcaatataatatttcttcAAAACTAACAGTTAAATATTAAGCACTTGAATATGTTAAAATGCTAGGCAAGACTTgagttttaaatatcaaaattaaactgTCGCAAGATGTTATATATAATATTCTACTAGATGCTTGTGTTAGAATTTATTTAACATACATTAAGTTATTAAAAACTCATACCTGGTGCTGCTGGCTTCATCTTATATAGAAAACTAAACCAACTTTTAGATTGTGGGGCAGGTGATTGTTTCTTGATTTGAGATGTATAAACAGGTTTTGTATTTTCATCTGTGGCTAAAACATAACTGATCTTTGCTTTAAATACTGGTGGCCATTCTTTCATCACAGTTCTGACGTGGGTCCAGCGATGTTTTAATGGGCCAAAGTACCAATATCTGTTTGAATATAAATCTGTCATAAATATGAGTTTTCATaatttttcacaacttttcaaATTTGCTTATCTACTTATGGTAAAATACAACATCAACCCTTATATAATGCAGATATATTTTTGTACAGAAAataatatgcatgaaatgtttacAGGAAGAATTTATTTAAACTGATTTATATAATATGGGAATCAATTGAAGAGTGGCAATTCTGACAAACAAGACATACATTTTGTGAAGCTTATGACTTCAAAATATTTCAgatatttaaacataaatacagtGGTTTCTTGAGCGTAGCTAGCCAAtcattaaaatatgtttacagatGATAAAATCACTCTTATATGTTAgaattaacaagaggctgtcagagcaACAGCCAAccagatttattaatatttatttgtgtcctagCATTTTTCAATATTACAAGAACCATATCTCCTGAACGGTGAAAGGGAAAATCCTCAATATCAATTTTGACCTTCatttttgtcatcagtaacaacatataaaaatttgaaaaggtttggttgaatggttcataaGTAAATGCCTGGACAACATTAGGCTGCTGCCTGTCGGCCCGACCAACCactgtacatccccaaatcaataaccgacatttttgttgAAAATCAGCTTAGTAATAAATGAAATGACAAGATATTTACTTAGATTTCCTAGCCTCAGCATCTCTATAAACACCTGTCTGTAATCCAGATAAAGAAAAGGATGTTCTACCATCTTCTCCCTACAAAGACAGATGATTGCTATAATAATAGATATCATACATAAATTATATTCAACAGGAGAGTGTAAGCTCAATGAAAACGTTGGACACAAACAACACTCACAATCACTCTTTGGGAAGTTACAACCTCACAGATTACTAGGCAGATTTTACATCTTCACCCAATATAAGTTTATGGctagatttatattttatatctgtAATACTAAAGTTGAGAACACATTGTTGACAAGATTTATGTAACCTGCTTTGTAAAAGTATATTATATTGAATGTTaggttaaatgttttaaaatggtCACACTGAGCAGGAAGACATGTCTACCCACCAACACATATCAATACAACTCTTACTACTAAATGTCACATGCATTTCAAAAAACAGTCAATACAGTAGAGATTTTATTGTTGgtgtaaaataaaattatcagaTTTATCTTGCATATGAAGCATAATTATTTGCAAATACTGTAATAAAtaaagttatcattttttttggaaaactGAAATGTTGGAATAAGTAAAGTTTTGTATCTAAATAATCAGGGCATATCAATGAGTAAATTCTATTTAGTAAAGCAATGTTTGGATACTAAGGACATGGTAAATAGCGTTATAAGCAGTGTTACTTGATATATTAGTTTGATCATAataggtaaactgtaaactgAATGCATAAGGAAACAGTATTGTGTCAGTTATATAAGTGTTACCTGAATGCCAAGGACATCAATTTTCTTTGTTTCTCCTTTAACTATTGCCATGGCTGATTCTAATAGCATCCTACAGAGACAAAATTCCTATTATAATAAGCtaggatataaaaaatatcaatatgaagagaatttcataaattttctgTCAGACAATTAAAAGAGGTTGCACAAGAAATATCATATtcataatgggttttttttcagggAAGTTCACGTCAGAAAACAACTGAATTTATTAACTATCAAGTCATTTAAATCATTAAGCAaagattttatttgaaatttttttaaaccCTTAAACTTTTGTTCTCTTactaaataatcaaaatttggtgactatgttaaaTGAATCTATACAATTAATCTAGAGATACAGGATCTAACAGAtgcagtatatatttgtttaggggtcagctgaaggacgcctccgggtgcgagaatttctcgttgcagtgaaaacctgttggtgaccttctgctgttgtctgctctatggtcgggttgttgtctctttgacacattccccatttccattctcaattttaagtctgcctcatatcttgactaataTCTAGATTACATATATACTTAGCTAAAACATAATTATCCTTCTTACTAGATACTAATAACTAGTCCTATTTTATACTGATGGTCAATATAGTAATATTTTAACTA
This sequence is a window from Mytilus edulis chromosome 1, xbMytEdul2.2, whole genome shotgun sequence. Protein-coding genes within it:
- the LOC139490899 gene encoding acylglycerol kinase, mitochondrial-like, translated to MAFIVKTVKTVRNNWKKSLAAGVAVYFVGRFAARKYNEDLLRREFCKEAKKYGKVKIGVTDKPRRIIVFLNPASASGGAVKSFNKNAAPILHLAGIEVNVVKTEFEGQVKKFLTALEKHETNAVVVAGGDGTLLEAVTGFMRKDDMSFRQSVPLGVIPLGAMNRFARLLFGTDKDEVRMLLESAMAIVKGETKKIDVLGIQGEDGRTSFSLSGLQTGVYRDAEARKSKYWYFGPLKHRWTHVRTVMKEWPPVFKAKISYVLATDENTKPVYTSQIKKQSPAPQSKSWFSFLYKMKPAAPDPRYSEEEMDDSLDEEITEEVDTIEFCVNSSNLNDPSENLKGFECKLGPSEPNKMDVIKEGWRRINDKNLQLGSPTDRSLIVKKIKLIPEVVVDQEEPSWFDIDGENYEAMPIEIKLLKNRLNVFYNGSISSS